Below is a window of Humulus lupulus chromosome 2, drHumLupu1.1, whole genome shotgun sequence DNA.
TTAAAAACGACAATtacagttttctttttctttttgctcTTATGCAAATAAAATATCTGAAGAAAAGATAAAAGGTCGAAGTGTTAAAATGACTCCGACATAGGAGCATACCCATTGCACTCCAATGCTGCTTCATTCCACTCTTAGCACATTGACATTGTGAAAGCAAATGAAGAGACGCTGGTGGCCCTCCATGCTGTATTGAAACCTGTCACATTTCAAATAGTTTACTGACAAATTAACCCCTAACTGATTCAGAGTTTAACTGACCACCGCTACTCCCATGGGTGCTGAATCCAGTAATGGGCATGGATCGCTGTGCAAAATCTGATAGAAGTTTTCGCTGATGCTCATCAGTGTGAGGAAGACTGGCCCGTAGAAGCTCCACAGGCATTTCACGGTGTATTGCTTTTGCTGCCTCTGCACTAATAACCTCTGTATTTGGCTGAGTCTGTGAATAGATTGATTGTACTATAGTTTCGTATTTGCTCAAGCAATACTTAGTAAGAAGGCCAAAAAATTCATCAAAGGAAGCCTGCCAGAGAGCACGATTAGGCATACTACAGCCTCCAGCAGCATGTGGATCAGTCAAAAGTTCAGTTGCCCTTTCCAGAACAGACTTCAAAATGACTGCAGCTCCATCCCCAGCAGGGCTTCCAAGGGGGCGGAGTGGTGGCTGCTCTGTGGAACAAACAACTGCAACAAGACAAGCACTTAGTGCACGCAGATCCATGCCATTCACACATGCAGACACTGTCTTTGCAAGATTAGTTGTGGTGTCTGCTGCTCCTTGATCAGATGGAAGGCCACCAAACAAAAACCTCAAATGGCGGAATATAGCCATACATACAATACGGGCAAGCTCACTACCAGGGAAAAGTAGTTGCAGAAACCTGGAAAGGAGCTTTCTGCCCTTCGGAAGAGAGACTAAACGTAGGAACACAAGATCATCCTTCGGAGCTAACCCCACTGCATGGCTGTTTTTGCCAAGTGGGTCAACAAGCTGAATCGATGCTGCCATCCCTTCTAGCAGGATTTGCCGCCTTCGCCTAAGTTGTACACCTCCATCCTGTGACTGACCAAACTGCAGGAGACGATCAATATCATCAATATCAAGAAGAAGACAGAGGCCATCTTCAATGGTTATTCTAGCAGCAAGCATTGGTTCCTGTTCCAAAGGCCTCTCAGAAACTTGCTCAGAACTGCCATCACCGGAACCAGTCAATGGAGGATCAACTTCAAGAAGGGGACGAGGCCTACGTATAGAAGAGAGAGGAAGCCTTCCAAGCGCATCAGCAGAAAGATGAGAATGTTGATCTGAACTACCACGAGCTCGAGAAGGGAGCTCCCTTAGGTGAGATGGGCAGAAAGGTTGTTTTGACCTTGATCCAGAGGCCTTTTTCGCAAGACTAGCCTGGTGATAGTAATCATCTATATATGGATCATTGCTATGTGTGGCAGCATGTTGCATCTTAAGAATGCTCTCTATTTCCTCAGATGTCATGTGCTTCGATCTGAATTGCAGCCTTCCACTGTCACTTTTCTGGCTACTAGTATCACAAGGCTGTTGAGAAAAACGCAAATTTTTGTTGCTTCTGTGTTTGGGTCTTTGCTCTCTTATGTCAGGCAATCCAAGCATAGCTCTATGTGAGGGAGATGGATGAGTATTATAAATTTGGGATTGCAGTGCTGCAAAATGGGCCAAGGATGGTTGAACTGAATGATGCAGTCTCTGCTGTTGCAGCTGCTGTGGGGACAGCAATTGTGGGGACAAAAGCCCATTTGGATGAGACAGCTGTTGTTGCAATATATTGTTTAAAAGACTGGAGTCATCCCCGTGCAATATTCCAGCATGGCTGACCCAATGATTTTGAGGCCTGCTATTAAAAGAAAGGCCAGGACTGGTAAATTGAGACATGTTCCCTCCATAATGTAGCCCATGAGGCAAACCAGCCAAATGGAGATTAGGATTAGATATGTGAGACAGGCTTGGTGTAGAGAAAGGCATTTGGGATGCACCGGGAAGGGATGAATGATTTGGGTGGTGTGGTGAAGCTTGCTGAGACTTGCTTCCAGGGGGAGGGAAAGAGGTATACACTGATTTAGGTACTATAATTGGTTCGCTGGAGAATTGATGCTGCAAGGGTTGCTGAGGGTAAGAGGATGTTCTATACAAAGGTTTTGATTCTCCAAAACGAAGAGAAGATTGGGGCTGTGACGACCATCTCTTCCCTTCTTCTGCACTTTCTATATCAAACATCTGCTGATCAAAccaattattgaaatctccatcTTGCACCCAATCAGTAGCAGATGAACCTGAAGTAAATCACAATTACATGAGACTTGTGGACTTAAAGTACTATACAGACAGCACAGAAAGCAATTATTTCTGCTATCCTACAGAATCCAACCGAACACAATTTATACAGGTGCTTTAGCAATAATTTAGCTACTTCTAATTTTTGGAATCCTCAAGGAAGTAACCAGAAGAGGAGCATCATTTGCAGTCAATAAATGCTGTAAacaattaagtaaaaaaaaactaatgCAATGTTATTGATCACCAGTCAAGACAATCACCACTCTTCAATGATGAATACCAACATAAGAGCCACAATGGAAGGGGCATAGGTGGTATCTTAGGGCATTGGTCACCAACATCAGATCattattcatttaaaaaaaacaacacatAACAAGTACCAACAAGTAAAGAAAATACTTGTAGTAAATAGGTGTCAAGACAACTCTGGAGTAAGGGAAAACCAAGAGTCGGTGTTAAGTAGCTGTAAGCCTGTAACCAAATAACATTTAGAAATCATGGTTTGTAATGCCTAAAAGATTGATATGAACTGATTTTAGAAAATCCCATGAATTATGATCTGTGTTACATCTGCCCTCAAAATTTTCAATTTTCAAAAAGAGCCTTTGTTCCCCGTGTATTATGTTTTTCTTagtattgttacaaaaataataataatcctCCAATCCAATTAAGTGTATGTAAATTAAGCATTAACATAATCGATTACAAAGTTCAAACTACTTACTTTCGCGTGAAAAGGAACCAGAACCTCTGTCACCAATAACTCCTGGGTGCCTTGGTCCCGTTACAACTTTGTTCAACTGTGTGACAGAGCAGGAAAAATCACAATTTGAAAGCTTTAAAACTATGATAACTGGCATTGGCCACTTGAAATTGGGACATTTTAATTTGAGGAACATATGATTTGAGCCTCAGAAGTCTAAAGTAATACTATTGTATTGTACAGTCATCAATGACCTAATTAATCTTAAGTCAAGGAAGCTGACCTTTGCGAAAGTACTTGCCAGATCATCCACATCAGGTAACGATCCCAACCCTGGACTCTAAGCATAGGAAAACAATAACTACAAGTCAGTACACATAGTATTAATATAAAGGAACAACAAAATGTACAAAAAAAATCTCATATCGCTAAATAGAGAGCAACATCATAATTGTCAAATGAAAGTTTAGTGATGAACATTGTTTTGTTTGGAATCTAAATACTAGTTGATCTCTCTTAAGTTCtttctgttaaaaaaaaaaaaaaaaagctagacCTCCTGAATGCTCTACCAAGGATAAAAAATTGAATTAGCAAATTTAGTACCACTACAACTAAAAGATGGGCATTCAATTCATGCAGTATAAAACTCTAAAGTTGAGATGAAAATTATATTTCAACTTATGTAAGTAGCAACCCACTGTTTAAGAGCCACTTAGCATGAGATTCACAAAACTAGGAAGTCTTTCCTTCTTGCAAAGTAAATCCATTTCCACAAATATAATGTAAAGTTGTAAGCAATTAAATCAAACCTAGAAATTACTCAAAGACCCTTGCAAATTCGTGCTGTGGAATGTTCATTTTTCAATATTCTTATTATGCTTTAGAATTcaacattttttaaaaatactgGGTGGGGTATTTGAACCATAAACCTCAACATTAAAGTTGTAGTGTGGTTACCAATCAGGATAAACCTGCATCTacaaaatttaccatttttccttaGTTAACTTGAGAAAAGATCTACTAATCCAGCAAAGCTTAGGCCATTCAAAAAAATTTATCAGGCCAAATACATCCGCAAAGCATTGACAACTATAGCTATTGGGATAACTAACCAATTTCAGCTTTGAGTTTAGTAAAAGAATAGCTTAATATATCAGATCCTATAATGTGTATTATGGCAACACAAAGAATTGTAAAATAGTTGCATGATTGACTTGATGGTTCATCATAAGATCAAAATGACGGAAATTTATCTACCTCTTCTCTCTCGAACAAATGGTACTCATTATTAGCAGATTTTAAAAAAGCGTTGTCATCCTTTTCTACCTCCAAACCCCCCAGCTCAACTTCGTCAACAACATTATGACCAAAAAATTCGTATTGCGACGCATCAAAGAGTGCACTACCTGCATGAAAATAAGAAAAAGTTTCAGCTGCAATAAACATGAACTAAAGTTCTATATTTTTAAAGCATAACAGGTGATGACACAGATAGACAAACTACAAATAGATTGCAAAATTCCAATTAGACAATGAACACAATAGATAATGTACTTAACGTAATTGCACACCCCCAACTATTCACATAGACGAGTAGGGATATTCTCAAACGCAATTCCTAGTACAAATCAGTAAACACAAATCAAGAGACTTCAGATAAGTTACAGCAACAAAATTGTTACCTTATTTTCTAAAACTCTCCACACAATACACAACCCAGAACCAAGCTACCCtccacaaaataaacataaaataccgACGGAAATCCAGAACTTTAGCAAAATCTAAAACTACAAACGAAAGCTGGCACTAAGTAAAACTAAAAGATATTCGAATGAAAAAAGTGAAGGAGGTTAAAGATAAACCTAACACAATAAACAAAAAGAATATAGAATTAAGAGAATTGCTCAGAAATCAAAACTCATAAAAGAAAATCCCCATCGTTTGTTCACTGAAAAACTACGAGTATGAAAAACCAAATCTCATGCTGCATAATGCTTCAAATTCCACAAATTcacaaaaataaactcaaaagATTTCGGAGCTCTCTTCTCCAAAATCCAACACAAACTCTTtcagctaaataaataaataaaaaaatctgaaacaaagagaaagagaggaaaatCCGGAGATCTCgaaggtgagagagagagagcttactCGAAGAATTATCAACGAAGTGACAGAGATCTTTGCTATTAGATCTCTCCATATTTACAAACCCAGCCTCCAAAACCCTAAAATTCTCAGCTCAGACAAACAgaacaaaacaacaacaacaacaaaacccTAAAACTAACTCGCCTCCACCACAGGCATCATCA
It encodes the following:
- the LOC133818283 gene encoding protein PAT1 homolog 2-like, with amino-acid sequence MERSNSKDLCHFVDNSSSSALFDASQYEFFGHNVVDEVELGGLEVEKDDNAFLKSANNEYHLFEREESPGLGSLPDVDDLASTFAKLNKVVTGPRHPGVIGDRGSGSFSRESSSATDWVQDGDFNNWFDQQMFDIESAEEGKRWSSQPQSSLRFGESKPLYRTSSYPQQPLQHQFSSEPIIVPKSVYTSFPPPGSKSQQASPHHPNHSSLPGASQMPFSTPSLSHISNPNLHLAGLPHGLHYGGNMSQFTSPGLSFNSRPQNHWVSHAGILHGDDSSLLNNILQQQLSHPNGLLSPQLLSPQQLQQQRLHHSVQPSLAHFAALQSQIYNTHPSPSHRAMLGLPDIREQRPKHRSNKNLRFSQQPCDTSSQKSDSGRLQFRSKHMTSEEIESILKMQHAATHSNDPYIDDYYHQASLAKKASGSRSKQPFCPSHLRELPSRARGSSDQHSHLSADALGRLPLSSIRRPRPLLEVDPPLTGSGDGSSEQVSERPLEQEPMLAARITIEDGLCLLLDIDDIDRLLQFGQSQDGGVQLRRRRQILLEGMAASIQLVDPLGKNSHAVGLAPKDDLVFLRLVSLPKGRKLLSRFLQLLFPGSELARIVCMAIFRHLRFLFGGLPSDQGAADTTTNLAKTVSACVNGMDLRALSACLVAVVCSTEQPPLRPLGSPAGDGAAVILKSVLERATELLTDPHAAGGCSMPNRALWQASFDEFFGLLTKYCLSKYETIVQSIYSQTQPNTEVISAEAAKAIHREMPVELLRASLPHTDEHQRKLLSDFAQRSMPITGFSTHGSSGGQLNSESVRG